Proteins encoded by one window of Streptomyces clavuligerus:
- a CDS encoding helix-turn-helix domain-containing protein, with amino-acid sequence MSQDSAAPEAARKLSGRRRREVVAVLLFSGGPIFESSIPLSVFGIDRQDAGVPRYRLLVCAGEEGPLRTTGGLELTAPYGLEAIGRAGTVVVPAWRSITSPPPPEALDALRRAHEEGARIVGLCTGAFVLAAAGLLDGRPATTHWMYAPTLAKRYPSVHVDPRELFVDDGDVLTSAGTAAGIDLCLHIVRTDHGTEAAGALARRLVVPPRRSGGQERYLDRSLPEEIGSDPLAEVVSWALEHLHEQFDVETLAARAYMSRRTFDRRFRSLTGSAPLQWLITQRVLQAQRLLETSDYSVDEVAGRCGFRSPVALRGHFRRQLGSSPAAYRAAYRVRRPQGDSAPASLVDSVVPVQARRTAAAAAGPGGPSSVPPELGKPPSGAYAAGHGRPSLPGQRSAP; translated from the coding sequence ATGAGTCAGGACTCCGCCGCACCGGAGGCGGCACGGAAGCTCTCGGGGCGCCGGCGCCGGGAAGTCGTCGCCGTGCTGCTCTTCAGTGGCGGCCCCATTTTTGAGAGTTCCATCCCGCTCTCGGTGTTCGGAATCGACCGTCAGGACGCCGGAGTTCCTCGCTACCGACTGCTCGTGTGCGCGGGCGAGGAAGGGCCGCTGCGGACCACCGGCGGTCTCGAACTGACCGCACCGTACGGCCTGGAGGCCATCGGCAGAGCGGGCACGGTCGTCGTACCGGCATGGCGGTCCATCACATCGCCGCCACCGCCGGAAGCGCTCGACGCGCTGCGTCGCGCGCACGAGGAAGGAGCGCGGATAGTCGGACTGTGCACGGGGGCGTTCGTCCTCGCCGCCGCCGGACTGCTGGACGGCAGGCCCGCGACGACGCACTGGATGTACGCGCCGACGCTGGCCAAGCGGTATCCGTCCGTCCATGTCGATCCGCGGGAGCTGTTCGTCGACGACGGCGATGTGCTCACCTCGGCCGGCACGGCGGCGGGCATCGACCTCTGTCTGCACATCGTGCGCACCGACCACGGCACCGAGGCCGCCGGGGCGCTCGCCCGCAGGCTGGTCGTACCGCCCCGGCGCAGCGGCGGTCAGGAGCGCTACCTGGACAGGTCTTTACCAGAGGAAATCGGGTCGGACCCGCTGGCCGAGGTCGTCTCCTGGGCGCTGGAACATCTTCACGAGCAGTTCGACGTGGAGACGCTGGCGGCCAGGGCGTACATGAGCCGACGGACGTTCGACCGGCGATTCCGCTCACTCACCGGCAGTGCTCCGCTCCAGTGGCTGATCACTCAGCGGGTGCTCCAGGCGCAGCGGCTCCTGGAGACGTCGGACTACTCCGTGGACGAGGTCGCGGGGCGCTGCGGCTTCCGTTCGCCGGTGGCGCTGCGCGGACACTTCCGCAGGCAGCTCGGCTCGTCCCCGGCGGCCTACCGGGCGGCCTACCGGGTGCGCAGGCCCCAGGGCGACTCCGCCCCGGCGTCACTGGTGGACTCGGTGGTACCGGTCCAGGCGAGACGTACGGCGGCAGCCGCGGCAGGTCCGGGCGGGCCCTCGTCCGTCCCTCCTGAGCTGGGGAAGCCTCCGTCCGGCGCCTATGCGGCGGGCCACGGGCGTCCCAGCCTGCCCGGGCAGCGGAGCGCGCCATAA
- a CDS encoding DHH family phosphoesterase, with protein sequence MPEPASHRPRGRARGARPAPARPAGDAPPGPSATARPGRRAAPGDPVGELVRWAAFGCLLVPVALVGYGYPAGDAMTAALGLAALTTACRAALRYAERRAGRGAHAAPGGAAPPPDPGRTGRTGRRTGPGGHHRRTRDTPARRRTGRHGGGRTPRD encoded by the coding sequence GTGCCCGAACCAGCGTCCCACCGCCCCCGGGGCCGGGCCCGCGGTGCCCGCCCCGCCCCCGCGCGCCCGGCCGGGGACGCTCCGCCCGGGCCCTCCGCCACCGCCCGCCCCGGCCGCCGCGCCGCCCCCGGCGACCCCGTGGGCGAACTGGTGCGCTGGGCGGCCTTCGGCTGTCTGCTCGTCCCCGTCGCCCTTGTCGGATACGGATACCCGGCGGGCGACGCCATGACGGCGGCACTCGGGCTCGCCGCCCTGACCACCGCCTGCCGGGCGGCGCTGCGGTACGCGGAGCGCCGGGCCGGACGGGGCGCCCACGCGGCCCCGGGCGGCGCCGCTCCCCCGCCGGACCCCGGCCGAACGGGACGGACCGGACGGCGCACCGGGCCCGGTGGCCACCACCGCAGGACACGTGACACCCCGGCACGGCGCCGCACAGGCCGCCACGGAGGCGGGCGCACCCCGCGCGACTGA
- a CDS encoding universal stress protein, with protein MAGHEIPEPADRKQIADPTAELRAAEESRHPCDPAFRHGVVVGFDGSTSSERALAYAIGMARRSGSGLIIVHVANRLPTTVWAGCEPPVFVDVPDHRTEVLGLELACADYLAEVPWILVERGGDICHELEEVGREYSADAIVVGSTHGIVGRIFGSVAGRLARRAQRPVVVIP; from the coding sequence ATGGCAGGTCACGAGATCCCCGAACCCGCGGACCGCAAGCAGATCGCCGATCCCACGGCGGAACTGCGGGCGGCGGAAGAGTCACGCCATCCCTGCGACCCCGCCTTCCGGCACGGCGTCGTGGTCGGATTCGACGGTTCGACCTCCAGCGAGCGCGCATTGGCCTACGCCATTGGCATGGCCCGGCGTTCCGGTTCCGGTCTGATCATCGTTCATGTCGCCAACCGGCTGCCCACCACGGTCTGGGCGGGGTGCGAGCCGCCCGTCTTCGTCGATGTCCCCGACCACCGCACCGAGGTGCTGGGGCTGGAGCTGGCCTGCGCCGACTATCTCGCCGAGGTCCCGTGGATCCTGGTGGAGCGCGGCGGGGACATCTGCCATGAACTGGAGGAAGTCGGCCGGGAGTACTCCGCCGACGCGATCGTGGTCGGCTCCACCCATGGCATCGTGGGCCGGATCTTCGGCTCGGTCGCGGGACGGCTCGCCCGGCGCGCCCAGCGCCCCGTCGTCGTCATCCCCTGA
- the glmS gene encoding glutamine--fructose-6-phosphate transaminase (isomerizing) codes for MCGIVGYIGKRDVAPLLLEGLQRLEYRGYDSAGLVITGPRGGGLRMVKAKGRVRDLEARVPKRFAGTTGIAHTRWATHGAPSDENAHPHLSTGGEVAVVHNGIIDNAAELRARLEAEGVVFASETDTEVLTHLIARSAAETLEEKVRHALKVVEGTYGIAVMHADFNDRIVVARNGSPVVLGIGEKEMFVASDVAALVAHTRQIVTLDDGEMATLKADDFRTYTTEGSTTTATPTTVEWEAESYDMGGHDTYMHKEICEQPDAVDRVLRGRIDDRFSTVHLGGLNLDAREARSIRRVKILGCGTSYHAGLIGAGLIESLARIPADAEPASEFRYRNPVVDPDTLYVAVSQSGETYDVLAAVQELKRKGARVLGVVNVVGSAIAREADGGTYVHAGPEVCVVSTKCFTNTVVAFALLALHLGRVRDLSVAEGKRIIEGLRRLPEQITEILQAEDDIKKLAEEYAGAQSMMFIGRVRGYPVALEASLKLKEISYIHAEAYPASELKHGPLALIEPALPTVAIVPDDDLLEKNRAALEEIKARSGRILAVAHREQEKADHTIVVPKNENELDPILMGIPLQLFAYHTALAMGRDIDKPRNLAKSVTVE; via the coding sequence ATGTGCGGAATTGTCGGATATATCGGCAAGCGTGATGTGGCGCCGCTGCTGCTGGAAGGGCTCCAGCGGCTGGAGTACCGGGGGTACGACTCCGCCGGTCTGGTGATCACCGGCCCCCGGGGCGGCGGACTGCGGATGGTCAAGGCCAAGGGCCGGGTCCGCGACCTGGAGGCCCGGGTCCCCAAGCGCTTCGCCGGGACCACCGGCATCGCCCACACCCGCTGGGCCACCCACGGCGCCCCCAGCGACGAGAACGCCCACCCCCACCTCTCCACCGGCGGCGAGGTCGCCGTCGTCCACAACGGGATCATCGACAACGCCGCCGAGCTGCGCGCCCGGCTGGAGGCGGAGGGCGTCGTCTTCGCCTCCGAGACCGACACCGAGGTCCTGACCCATCTGATCGCCCGCTCCGCCGCCGAGACCCTGGAGGAGAAGGTCCGGCACGCGCTCAAGGTGGTCGAGGGCACCTACGGCATCGCCGTGATGCACGCCGACTTCAACGACCGCATCGTGGTCGCCCGCAATGGCTCCCCCGTGGTCCTGGGCATCGGCGAGAAGGAGATGTTCGTCGCCTCCGACGTCGCCGCGCTGGTCGCCCACACCCGCCAGATCGTCACCCTCGACGACGGCGAGATGGCCACCCTCAAGGCCGACGACTTCCGTACGTACACCACGGAGGGCTCGACCACGACCGCCACGCCGACCACCGTGGAGTGGGAGGCCGAGTCGTACGACATGGGCGGCCACGACACCTATATGCACAAGGAGATCTGCGAGCAGCCCGACGCTGTGGACCGGGTGCTGCGCGGCCGGATCGACGACCGCTTCTCCACCGTGCACCTGGGCGGGCTCAACCTGGACGCCCGCGAGGCCCGCTCCATCCGCCGGGTGAAGATCCTCGGCTGCGGCACCTCGTACCACGCCGGACTGATCGGCGCCGGACTGATCGAGTCGCTGGCCCGTATCCCGGCGGACGCCGAGCCCGCCTCCGAGTTCCGCTACCGCAACCCGGTCGTGGACCCCGACACCCTCTATGTCGCGGTCTCCCAGTCCGGCGAGACGTATGACGTGCTCGCCGCCGTCCAGGAGCTGAAGCGCAAGGGCGCCCGGGTGCTGGGCGTGGTCAACGTGGTCGGCTCCGCGATCGCCCGCGAGGCCGACGGCGGCACCTATGTGCACGCCGGGCCCGAGGTCTGCGTCGTCTCCACGAAGTGCTTCACCAACACGGTCGTCGCCTTCGCGCTGCTCGCACTGCACCTCGGCCGCGTCCGGGACCTCTCCGTCGCCGAGGGCAAGCGGATCATCGAGGGGCTGCGCAGGCTGCCGGAGCAGATCACCGAGATCCTCCAGGCCGAGGACGACATCAAGAAGCTGGCGGAGGAGTACGCCGGGGCCCAGTCGATGATGTTCATCGGCCGGGTGCGCGGCTACCCGGTGGCCCTTGAGGCGTCGCTGAAGCTGAAGGAGATCTCCTACATCCACGCCGAGGCGTACCCGGCGTCCGAGCTGAAGCACGGTCCGCTGGCGCTGATCGAGCCGGCGCTGCCGACGGTGGCGATCGTGCCGGACGACGATCTGCTGGAGAAGAACCGGGCGGCGCTGGAGGAGATCAAGGCGCGCAGCGGGCGCATCCTCGCGGTGGCCCACCGGGAGCAGGAGAAGGCGGACCACACCATCGTCGTGCCGAAGAACGAGAACGAGCTGGACCCGATCCTCATGGGCATCCCGCTCCAGCTCTTCGCGTACCACACGGCGCTGGCGATGGGCCGGGACATCGACAAGCCGCGCAATCTGGCGAAGTCGGTCACGGTCGAGTAG
- a CDS encoding DUF4429 domain-containing protein — MAEIIQKDGTWTFDGETVRIVPGSDKGVSLLRKTLGELAVPLAAVAGVSFEPGKKRGRLRLRLRNGADPLLQITGSNLTDGSDPYHLTVENDRTGTAEYFVDAVRNALMLEQIPADPVDRYLLRGPSLPITVGAGDGTVSFDGEQIRLSWNWKTQESKASGGPRTILVEDVEAVEWLPPSGLDNGYLRFTVTRSATTAPPKYDPHAVELWGFRKDPLMALVAAAVVARLPHPYGSAKGTTPVLPAAQAAEAGTGADAADHDVLLRRLRELGELHRSGVLTDDEFATAKQAILTRL; from the coding sequence ATGGCAGAAATCATCCAGAAGGACGGCACCTGGACCTTCGACGGAGAGACGGTACGCATCGTGCCGGGCTCCGACAAAGGGGTGAGCCTGCTGCGCAAGACGCTCGGCGAGCTGGCCGTGCCGCTGGCTGCCGTCGCCGGGGTGTCGTTCGAGCCGGGGAAGAAGAGAGGGCGGCTGCGGCTGCGGCTGCGCAACGGCGCCGACCCGCTGCTCCAGATCACCGGGAGCAATCTGACCGACGGCTCGGACCCGTACCACCTGACCGTCGAGAACGACCGGACCGGGACCGCCGAGTACTTCGTGGACGCCGTGCGGAACGCGCTGATGCTGGAGCAGATCCCCGCCGACCCGGTGGACCGCTATCTGCTGCGGGGGCCCTCGCTGCCGATCACCGTGGGCGCCGGGGACGGCACGGTCTCCTTCGACGGGGAGCAGATCAGACTTTCGTGGAACTGGAAGACCCAGGAGTCCAAGGCGTCGGGCGGGCCCCGGACGATCCTGGTGGAGGACGTGGAGGCGGTCGAGTGGCTGCCGCCCTCCGGGCTCGACAACGGTTATCTGCGCTTCACCGTGACCCGGTCGGCGACGACCGCCCCGCCGAAGTACGACCCGCACGCCGTGGAGCTGTGGGGCTTCCGCAAGGACCCGCTGATGGCGCTGGTCGCCGCCGCCGTGGTGGCCCGGCTGCCGCATCCGTACGGGAGCGCCAAGGGCACGACGCCGGTCCTGCCCGCCGCCCAGGCCGCCGAGGCGGGCACCGGGGCCGACGCCGCCGATCATGACGTCCTGCTGCGGCGGCTGCGGGAGCTGGGGGAGCTGCACCGCAGCGGTGTGCTCACCGACGATGAGTTCGCCACGGCCAAACAGGCGATCCTCACCCGCCTCTAA
- a CDS encoding IucA/IucC family protein — protein MQGMSGTNAAEAVTHLTPELWERAGRQLIRKALAEFSHERLLTPEAVADGAAEAAGSRAYRVLSDDGTVEYRFTARRFALDHWQVDAASVSRHRDGAPLPLDALEFFTELRTSLGLSEQILPVYLEEISSTVSGTAYKLTKKPVTSAELARSGFQAIETGMTEGHPCFVANNGRLGFGVHEYHAYAPEAANPIRLIWLAARRDHAAFTSGEGLDYDTLVAQELNEATRERFTARLTALELDPAEYLLLPVHPWQWWNKLSITFAAEVAQQRLVLLGEGDDDYLAQQSIRTFFNTSAPEKHYVKTAMSVLNMGFMRGLSAAYMKATPAINDWLAQLIERDDILKEARFSIIRERAAIGYHHRAYEAATDRYSPYRKMLAALWRESPVPTLAEGERLATMASLLHTDHEGASFAGALIDESGLDAVEWLRPYLHAYLTPVLHSFYAYDLVYMPHGENVILVLGADGTVSRAIFKDIAEEIAVMDPNAVLPPTVDRIRVEVPEDMKLLSIFTDVFDCFFRFLAAALVGEGRLSEEEFWGAVAQCVRSYRESVPQLADRFTEYDLFAEEFRLSCLNRLQLRNNAQMVDLADPAGALQLVGTLKNPLAGLA, from the coding sequence ATGCAGGGCATGAGCGGCACGAACGCCGCCGAGGCCGTCACCCACCTCACGCCCGAGCTGTGGGAGCGTGCCGGCCGTCAGCTCATCCGCAAGGCGCTGGCCGAGTTCTCCCACGAGCGGCTCCTCACCCCCGAGGCCGTCGCCGACGGGGCGGCCGAGGCGGCCGGGTCCCGCGCGTACCGTGTGCTCAGCGACGACGGGACGGTCGAGTACCGCTTCACCGCCCGCCGCTTCGCCCTCGACCACTGGCAGGTCGACGCCGCCTCCGTCAGCAGGCACCGCGACGGCGCCCCGCTGCCGCTGGACGCGCTGGAGTTCTTCACCGAGCTGCGCACCTCCCTGGGGCTGAGCGAGCAGATCCTCCCGGTCTATCTGGAGGAGATCTCCTCCACCGTCTCCGGGACCGCCTACAAGCTCACCAAGAAGCCGGTGACCTCCGCCGAGCTGGCCCGCTCCGGCTTCCAGGCCATCGAGACCGGGATGACCGAGGGCCACCCCTGCTTCGTCGCCAACAACGGGCGGCTCGGCTTCGGGGTGCACGAGTACCACGCGTACGCCCCCGAGGCGGCGAACCCGATCCGGCTGATCTGGCTGGCGGCCCGGCGCGACCACGCCGCGTTCACCTCGGGCGAGGGCCTCGACTACGACACCCTCGTCGCCCAGGAGCTGAACGAGGCCACCCGCGAGCGCTTCACGGCCCGGCTCACGGCCCTGGAGCTGGACCCGGCCGAGTATCTGCTGCTGCCGGTGCACCCCTGGCAGTGGTGGAACAAACTCTCCATCACCTTCGCCGCCGAGGTGGCCCAGCAGCGCCTGGTCCTGCTCGGCGAGGGCGACGACGACTATCTCGCCCAGCAGTCCATCCGGACCTTCTTCAACACCAGCGCACCGGAGAAGCACTACGTCAAGACCGCGATGTCGGTCCTGAACATGGGCTTCATGCGCGGACTCTCGGCCGCCTACATGAAGGCCACCCCCGCCATCAACGACTGGCTGGCCCAGTTGATCGAGCGGGACGACATCCTCAAGGAGGCCCGTTTCTCGATCATCCGGGAGCGGGCGGCCATCGGCTACCACCACCGCGCGTACGAGGCCGCCACCGACCGCTACTCCCCGTACCGGAAGATGCTCGCCGCGCTCTGGCGGGAGAGCCCGGTGCCCACCCTGGCGGAGGGCGAGCGGCTGGCGACGATGGCCTCGCTGCTCCACACCGACCACGAGGGCGCCTCCTTCGCGGGCGCGCTGATCGACGAGTCGGGGCTGGACGCGGTGGAGTGGCTGCGGCCCTATCTGCACGCCTACCTCACCCCGGTGCTGCACAGCTTCTACGCGTACGACCTCGTCTACATGCCGCACGGGGAGAATGTGATCCTCGTGCTCGGCGCGGACGGCACGGTCAGCCGGGCGATCTTCAAGGACATCGCCGAGGAGATCGCGGTCATGGACCCGAACGCGGTGCTGCCGCCCACCGTGGACCGGATCCGCGTGGAGGTCCCCGAGGACATGAAGCTCCTGTCGATCTTCACGGATGTCTTCGACTGCTTCTTCCGCTTCCTCGCGGCGGCGCTCGTCGGTGAAGGGCGGCTGTCGGAGGAGGAGTTCTGGGGCGCGGTGGCCCAGTGCGTCCGGTCGTACCGGGAGTCCGTACCCCAGTTGGCGGACCGGTTCACCGAGTACGACCTGTTCGCCGAGGAGTTCCGGCTCTCCTGCCTCAACCGGCTCCAGCTCAGGAACAACGCCCAGATGGTGGATCTCGCCGACCCGGCCGGCGCCCTCCAGCTCGTCGGCACCCTCAAGAACCCCCTGGCGGGGCTCGCCTGA
- a CDS encoding GNAT family N-acetyltransferase, whose product MTALVDRLTVRPLDPAADARLIHGWVTHPKAAFWMMQDARLQDVEREYTAITAHEHHHAFVGLLDGEPVFLMERYDPHHLELVGLYEPEPGDVGMHFLVAPSDTPVHGFTRAVITAVMRELFADPATRRVVVEPDVRNAAVHALNAYVGFTVVDTIEKPEKDASLSVCTREDFAHSEAIRGAAR is encoded by the coding sequence ATGACCGCCCTCGTCGACCGCCTCACGGTACGGCCGCTCGACCCGGCCGCCGACGCGAGGCTGATCCATGGCTGGGTCACCCATCCGAAGGCCGCGTTCTGGATGATGCAGGACGCCCGCCTCCAGGACGTCGAGCGCGAGTACACGGCGATCACCGCCCATGAGCACCACCACGCGTTCGTCGGACTGCTCGACGGGGAGCCCGTCTTCCTGATGGAACGGTACGACCCGCACCATCTGGAGCTGGTCGGCCTGTACGAGCCCGAGCCCGGCGACGTCGGTATGCACTTCCTGGTGGCGCCCAGCGACACCCCCGTCCACGGCTTCACCCGCGCGGTGATCACCGCCGTCATGCGGGAGCTGTTCGCCGATCCCGCGACCCGCCGGGTCGTGGTGGAGCCGGACGTCCGCAACGCGGCCGTGCACGCCCTCAACGCGTATGTCGGGTTCACCGTGGTCGACACGATCGAGAAGCCGGAGAAGGACGCCTCGCTGAGCGTCTGCACCCGGGAGGACTTCGCGCACAGCGAGGCGATACGGGGGGCCGCGCGATGA
- a CDS encoding lysine N(6)-hydroxylase/L-ornithine N(5)-oxygenase family protein, which translates to MSAPNEPFDFIGIGLGPFNLGLACLTEPIDELNGVFLESKPDFEWHSGMFLEGAHLQTPFMSDLVTLADPTSPYSFLNYLKDRGRLYSFYIRENFYPLRTEYNDYCRWAAAQLSSIRFSTTVTRVEYDEAAEVYTVRTEAGEVLTARRLVLGTGTPPHLPDACQGLGGDFLHNSRYLDHKQELQRKKSITLIGSGQSAAEIYYDLLSEIDVHGYRLNWVTRSPRFFPLEYTKLTLEMTSPEYIDYFHALPEETRYRLESGQKGLFKGIDGDLIDAIFDLLYQKNIAAPVPTRLLTNSALTGARYADGVYTLALRQEEQGKAYEIETEGLILATGYKYAVPAFLEPVRDRLRWDGQGRFDVARNYAIDTTGRGVFLQNAGVHTHSITSPDLGMGPYRNAYIIGEMLGSQYYTVEKSIAFQEFAV; encoded by the coding sequence TTGTCAGCGCCTAACGAGCCCTTCGACTTCATCGGTATCGGGCTCGGGCCCTTCAATCTCGGCCTCGCCTGCCTCACCGAGCCCATCGACGAACTGAACGGTGTCTTCCTGGAGTCCAAGCCGGACTTCGAGTGGCACTCGGGCATGTTCCTCGAAGGGGCCCACCTCCAGACCCCGTTCATGTCTGATCTGGTCACCCTCGCCGATCCGACCTCGCCGTACTCCTTCCTCAACTACCTCAAGGACCGGGGACGGCTCTACTCCTTCTACATCCGGGAAAACTTCTACCCGCTGCGGACGGAGTACAACGACTACTGCCGCTGGGCCGCCGCGCAGCTCTCGTCGATCCGCTTCAGCACCACCGTCACCCGGGTGGAGTACGACGAGGCCGCCGAGGTCTACACGGTGCGCACCGAGGCCGGTGAGGTCCTCACCGCCCGCCGGCTCGTGCTCGGCACCGGCACCCCGCCGCACCTCCCCGACGCCTGCCAGGGCCTCGGCGGCGACTTCCTCCACAACTCCCGCTACCTCGACCACAAGCAGGAGCTCCAGCGGAAGAAGTCGATCACCCTGATCGGCAGCGGCCAGAGCGCGGCGGAGATCTACTACGACCTGCTCTCCGAGATCGACGTCCACGGCTACCGGCTCAACTGGGTGACGCGCTCCCCGCGGTTCTTCCCGCTGGAGTACACCAAGCTGACGCTGGAGATGACCTCCCCGGAGTACATCGACTACTTCCACGCCCTGCCGGAGGAGACCCGCTACCGGCTGGAGAGCGGACAGAAGGGCCTCTTCAAGGGCATCGACGGCGATCTCATCGACGCCATCTTCGACCTGCTCTACCAGAAGAACATCGCGGCCCCCGTCCCGACCCGCCTGCTCACCAACTCGGCGCTGACCGGGGCCCGGTACGCGGACGGCGTGTACACCCTCGCGCTGCGCCAGGAGGAGCAGGGCAAGGCGTACGAGATCGAGACCGAGGGCCTGATCCTGGCCACCGGCTACAAGTACGCCGTCCCCGCCTTCCTGGAGCCGGTCCGCGACCGGCTCCGCTGGGACGGGCAGGGCCGCTTCGACGTGGCGCGCAACTATGCGATCGACACCACCGGGCGCGGGGTCTTCCTCCAGAACGCGGGGGTCCACACCCACTCGATCACCTCGCCCGACCTGGGCATGGGGCCCTACCGCAACGCCTACATCATCGGGGAGATGCTGGGCTCGCAGTACTACACCGTCGAGAAGTCCATCGCGTTCCAGGAGTTCGCCGTATGA
- a CDS encoding pyridoxal phosphate-dependent decarboxylase family protein, producing MRSQLLNDGTAEVYRRAVTEGVERVANRFATTRRPFTGITPEELAPEISAVDLDRPLGDTSSALDELEQIYLRDAVYFHHPRYLAHLNCPVVIPAVLGEAVLAAVNSSLDTWDQSAGGTLIERRLIDWTAGRIGLGGAADGVFTSGGSQSNLQALLLAREEARAADPGRLRIFASECSHFSVQKSAKLLGLGPDAVVSVPVDRDKRMQTVLLAAELELCAREGLVPMAIVATAGTTDFGSIDPLEEIAELAERHGTWMHVDAAYGCGLLASPARRHLLDGIERADSVTVDYHKSFFQPVSSSALLVRDSATLRHATYYADYLNPRRTVEEKIPNQVDKSLQTTRRFDALKLWLTLRVMGADGVGGLFDEVCDLAAEGWELLAADPRYDVVVRPSLSTLVYRYIPEAVTDPAEIDRANLYARKALFASGEAVVAGTKVGGRQYLKFTLLNPETTVSDIAAVLDLIAGHAEQYLGENRLVSA from the coding sequence ATGCGCTCGCAGCTCCTCAACGACGGCACGGCGGAGGTCTACCGGCGCGCCGTGACAGAAGGCGTCGAGCGGGTGGCGAATCGATTCGCCACGACCCGGCGGCCGTTCACCGGCATCACCCCGGAGGAACTCGCGCCCGAGATCTCGGCCGTCGACCTCGACCGGCCCCTCGGCGACACCTCCTCCGCCCTGGACGAGCTGGAACAGATCTATCTGCGGGACGCGGTCTACTTCCACCACCCGCGCTACCTGGCCCACCTCAACTGCCCGGTCGTCATCCCCGCCGTCCTCGGCGAGGCCGTGCTCGCCGCCGTCAACTCCTCGCTGGACACCTGGGACCAGAGCGCGGGCGGCACCCTGATCGAGCGCCGGCTGATCGACTGGACCGCCGGGCGGATCGGCCTCGGCGGCGCCGCCGACGGCGTCTTCACCTCCGGCGGCTCCCAGTCCAACCTCCAGGCGCTGCTGCTCGCCCGTGAGGAGGCCAGGGCCGCCGACCCGGGCAGACTGCGCATCTTCGCCTCCGAGTGCAGCCACTTCAGCGTCCAGAAGTCCGCGAAACTGCTGGGCCTCGGCCCCGACGCCGTCGTCTCGGTCCCCGTCGACCGGGACAAGCGGATGCAGACCGTCCTGCTCGCCGCCGAGCTGGAGCTGTGCGCCCGTGAGGGGCTGGTCCCGATGGCGATCGTCGCCACCGCGGGCACCACCGACTTCGGCTCCATCGACCCGCTGGAGGAGATCGCCGAGCTGGCGGAGCGCCACGGGACCTGGATGCACGTCGACGCCGCCTACGGCTGCGGACTGCTCGCCTCGCCCGCCCGCCGCCACCTCCTGGACGGCATCGAGCGCGCCGACTCCGTCACCGTCGACTACCACAAGTCCTTCTTCCAGCCGGTCAGTTCCTCCGCCCTGCTGGTGCGCGACAGCGCCACCCTGCGGCACGCCACCTACTACGCGGACTACCTCAACCCCCGGCGCACCGTCGAGGAGAAGATCCCCAACCAGGTCGACAAGTCCCTCCAGACCACCCGCCGCTTCGACGCCCTGAAGCTGTGGCTGACCCTGCGGGTGATGGGCGCGGACGGTGTCGGCGGACTCTTCGACGAGGTCTGCGACCTGGCCGCCGAGGGCTGGGAGCTGCTGGCCGCCGACCCCCGTTACGACGTCGTGGTCCGCCCCTCGCTGTCCACCCTGGTCTACCGCTACATCCCCGAGGCCGTCACCGACCCCGCCGAGATCGACCGGGCCAACCTCTACGCCCGCAAGGCGCTCTTCGCCTCCGGCGAGGCCGTGGTGGCCGGGACCAAGGTCGGCGGTCGCCAGTATCTGAAGTTCACCCTCCTCAACCCCGAGACGACGGTCTCCGACATCGCCGCCGTCCTCGATCTGATCGCCGGCCACGCCGAGCAGTACCTGGGAGAGAATCGCCTTGTCAGCGCCTAA